One Terriglobales bacterium genomic region harbors:
- a CDS encoding DUF4149 domain-containing protein, protein MAILRFLMLLSLVVWLGGLIFFSFVVAPTVFSVLPTRHLAGTVVTRSLAALHWMGMVAGVIFAASSMTYSYLVRGSANPFAVRHLLVYLMLALTVASQFGISPKMQALRADMVKIDDVPQDDPRRVEFNRLHAWSTRLEGGVFFLGLALLFLTSKGP, encoded by the coding sequence ATGGCGATCCTGCGCTTCCTGATGCTGCTCTCGCTGGTGGTCTGGCTGGGCGGCCTGATCTTCTTCTCCTTTGTCGTGGCCCCCACCGTCTTCAGTGTTCTGCCGACGCGGCACCTGGCGGGCACGGTGGTGACCCGCTCGCTGGCGGCGCTGCACTGGATGGGCATGGTGGCGGGCGTCATCTTCGCCGCCAGCTCGATGACCTACTCCTACTTGGTGCGCGGCTCGGCGAATCCCTTCGCCGTGCGCCATCTCCTGGTTTACCTGATGCTGGCGCTGACGGTGGCTTCGCAGTTCGGTATCTCGCCCAAGATGCAGGCGCTGCGCGCTGACATGGTGAAGATCGACGACGTCCCGCAGGACGATCCGCGGCGGGTCGAGTTCAACCGCCTGCACGCCTGGTCGACGCGCCTGGAGGGCGGGGTGTTCTTCCTGGGGCTGGCGCTCCTGTTTCTCACGAGCAAGGGCCCGTAA
- a CDS encoding M48 family metalloprotease, producing MPALRRIALVFSLVLALATAASAKTVKIRGYVTAVTSPTSFEIEDYKITGGGLALSFEKEGHDAAPEGFKPEDIRVGTDLEITGELDEKTGELRAQSIKVFLDEGKRLKRTAVIDRLPQILKQPDGSFSGAFFADGQQIRLAPATQVVFRPSHAEREALKKSGQKSATGEDEDIGLRPLQSLEEIHPNMLLTYEGTRQADGSLAASRLEFTRNELEPGEVKMWKALTPFGKNPDFQKFKPGEMTINGVGKFKIIPNQYVQRYIQELGHSLVPLYQRAMPESDPSKIPFRFFLVENKEPNAFALANGTVVVNSGLFDILESEAQLASVLSHEIAHAIQRHAWRQQQYHKGARTAMKIAGILGSAATGDSAIASATQLIDTAIKKGYSRSLENQADRLGLQYMYEAGYDIREAPRVWQLMTQKYGDKSSSFWSDHDNNTTRRSYLMAEIRNNYADADYSKLQKGSFSLTPVTEKIHDPSGKKVKVKY from the coding sequence ATGCCTGCCCTGCGTCGAATCGCCTTAGTGTTCTCTCTGGTGTTGGCCCTGGCCACGGCCGCGTCCGCCAAGACGGTCAAGATCCGCGGCTATGTGACCGCGGTGACCTCGCCGACCAGCTTCGAGATCGAGGACTACAAGATCACCGGCGGTGGCCTCGCCCTGAGTTTCGAGAAAGAGGGCCACGATGCCGCTCCCGAGGGTTTCAAGCCCGAGGACATCCGCGTCGGCACCGACCTGGAGATCACCGGCGAACTGGACGAGAAGACCGGCGAGCTGCGGGCGCAGTCCATCAAGGTCTTCCTCGACGAGGGGAAGCGGCTCAAGCGCACGGCGGTGATCGACCGCCTGCCCCAGATCCTGAAGCAGCCCGACGGCAGCTTCAGCGGGGCGTTCTTCGCCGACGGCCAGCAGATCCGGCTGGCGCCCGCCACCCAGGTCGTCTTCCGCCCCAGCCACGCCGAGCGCGAGGCGCTGAAAAAATCAGGCCAGAAGAGCGCGACCGGAGAGGACGAGGACATCGGCCTGCGCCCGCTGCAATCGCTGGAAGAGATCCACCCCAACATGCTGCTCACCTACGAGGGCACGCGGCAGGCGGACGGCAGCCTGGCCGCGTCGCGCCTGGAATTCACCCGCAACGAGCTGGAGCCCGGCGAGGTGAAGATGTGGAAAGCGCTGACCCCCTTCGGCAAGAACCCCGATTTCCAGAAGTTCAAGCCCGGGGAGATGACCATCAACGGGGTGGGCAAGTTCAAGATCATTCCCAACCAGTACGTGCAGCGCTATATCCAGGAGCTGGGGCACAGCCTGGTGCCGCTGTACCAGCGGGCGATGCCGGAGAGCGATCCCTCCAAGATCCCGTTCCGGTTCTTCCTGGTGGAGAACAAGGAGCCCAACGCCTTCGCGCTGGCCAACGGCACGGTGGTGGTCAATTCCGGGCTGTTCGATATTCTCGAATCCGAGGCGCAACTGGCCTCGGTGCTGTCGCACGAGATCGCGCACGCCATCCAGCGGCACGCCTGGCGGCAGCAGCAGTATCACAAGGGGGCGCGAACGGCGATGAAGATCGCCGGCATCCTGGGCAGCGCGGCCACCGGCGACTCGGCCATCGCCTCCGCCACCCAGCTCATCGATACCGCCATCAAGAAGGGCTACTCGCGCTCGCTGGAGAACCAGGCCGACCGCCTCGGCCTGCAGTACATGTACGAAGCCGGCTACGACATCCGCGAGGCCCCGCGGGTGTGGCAGCTGATGACCCAGAAATACGGCGACAAGAGCTCCAGCTTCTGGAGCGACCACGACAACAACACCACCCGCCGCAGCTACCTGATGGCGGAGATCCGCAACAATTACGCCGACGCCGATTACTCCAAGTTGCAGAAGGGCAGCTTCTCGCTGACCCCGGTCACGGAAAAGATCCACGACCCGTCGGGGAAGAAGGTGAAAGTGAAGTACTGA
- a CDS encoding DUF4410 domain-containing protein, whose translation MKGRAILLIPILVVLSATLCADQKPKLAFHNFTALEVENFDIPKYETKDPMPESWLPLIREDVVQRAIELHLFSRVADFKDPGVPAPASERVLVLRGKVTEFTHGSQAARVIVGFGAGKGKIVVLCEFVDKATGEVIWQRQADGRVIGVGQSTEGAVKGLSKEIAKHIRDNW comes from the coding sequence ATGAAGGGCCGTGCCATATTGCTTATTCCCATTCTTGTGGTTCTCTCGGCGACGTTGTGCGCCGATCAAAAACCGAAATTGGCCTTCCACAATTTCACCGCGCTGGAAGTCGAGAATTTCGACATCCCCAAGTACGAGACCAAGGACCCGATGCCGGAGAGCTGGCTGCCTCTGATCCGCGAGGATGTGGTACAGCGCGCGATCGAACTCCACCTCTTCAGCCGGGTCGCCGACTTCAAGGACCCCGGGGTCCCGGCGCCGGCCAGCGAGCGGGTGCTGGTGCTGCGCGGTAAGGTGACCGAATTCACCCACGGCAGCCAAGCGGCGCGGGTCATCGTCGGCTTCGGAGCCGGCAAAGGCAAGATCGTGGTGCTCTGTGAATTCGTGGACAAGGCGACTGGCGAGGTCATCTGGCAACGTCAAGCGGACGGCCGGGTCATCGGAGTCGGCCAATCCACCGAGGGCGCCGTCAAGGGGTTGTCCAAGGAGATCGCCAAGCATATCCGGGACAACTGGTAG
- a CDS encoding MoxR family ATPase, which yields MNPSTTPAKATQAAQLESELRKIIRGQQEVVRLALVSVFARGHLLIEGVPGVGKTTLAHALARALDCSFQRIQFTSDMLPSDVVGISIYSAIEQKFEFKPGPVFANVLLADEINRTTPKTQSALLEAMNEGQVSVDGHSHPLPQPFLVVATQNPVEHHGTYPLPESQMDRFLMRVQMGYPEMESERAIVRSEAGAAQLDTVRPVMSAADVTGVQQEVTNVRVDDALADYALQIVRRTRESESLTLGVSPRGALMLYHAAQAMAYLDGRSFCTPEDFKSLSVPVFAHRVVVNARYSSTLKKSEQAEQILREIVESVPVPV from the coding sequence ATGAATCCATCCACCACGCCGGCGAAAGCCACGCAGGCGGCGCAACTCGAGTCGGAACTGCGCAAGATCATCCGCGGGCAGCAGGAAGTGGTGCGCCTGGCGCTGGTGTCGGTGTTCGCCCGCGGGCACCTGCTGATCGAGGGCGTACCCGGGGTGGGCAAGACCACGCTGGCCCACGCCCTGGCGCGGGCCCTGGACTGCAGCTTCCAGCGCATCCAGTTCACCAGCGACATGCTGCCCAGCGACGTGGTGGGCATCTCCATCTATTCCGCCATCGAGCAGAAGTTCGAGTTCAAGCCCGGCCCGGTGTTCGCCAACGTGCTGCTGGCCGACGAGATCAACCGCACCACGCCCAAGACCCAGTCGGCGCTGCTGGAAGCGATGAACGAAGGCCAGGTGAGCGTGGACGGCCATTCCCACCCGCTGCCCCAACCCTTCCTGGTGGTCGCCACCCAGAACCCGGTGGAGCACCACGGGACTTATCCGCTGCCGGAATCGCAGATGGACCGCTTCCTGATGCGGGTGCAAATGGGCTATCCGGAGATGGAGAGCGAGCGCGCCATCGTGCGCTCGGAGGCGGGGGCCGCCCAGCTCGATACTGTGCGCCCGGTGATGAGCGCCGCCGACGTCACCGGGGTGCAGCAGGAAGTGACCAACGTCCGGGTGGACGACGCGCTGGCCGACTACGCCCTGCAGATCGTCCGCCGCACCCGCGAATCCGAGTCCCTGACCCTGGGGGTCTCTCCCCGGGGCGCGCTGATGCTCTATCACGCCGCCCAGGCCATGGCCTACCTCGACGGCCGGAGTTTCTGCACCCCCGAGGACTTCAAGAGCCTGTCCGTGCCGGTCTTCGCCCACCGCGTGGTGGTCAACGCGCGTTACTCCTCGACCCTTAAGAAATCGGAGCAGGCGGAGCAGATCCTGCGCGAGATCGTGGAGAGCGTGCCCGTCCCCGTCTAG
- a CDS encoding zinc metalloprotease HtpX has translation MANGLKTAALLGLLTGLVLLAGERLGGQNGLYYALVFAGVMNFVTYFFSDKIALATSGARPVTRDELPRVYEVLERLTQKVGLPMPKVYVIPTDSPNAFATGRNPAHAAVAVTEGILRLLTDEELEGVLAHELGHVRNRDILTSSIAATLAGAITVLARMAYWGALFSGTGGRDDRDRGGGLGGLFMLILAPIAAMLIQLWVSRTREFEADHTGAEFTGNPYALASALQKLDAYSKRIPMAASPATAHLYIVQPLLGMDLASLFSTHPPIAKRIERLTGRPAELQY, from the coding sequence ATGGCTAACGGACTCAAGACGGCGGCCCTGCTGGGACTCCTGACCGGCCTGGTGCTGCTCGCCGGCGAGCGGCTGGGCGGACAGAATGGCCTGTATTACGCCCTGGTGTTCGCCGGGGTGATGAACTTCGTCACGTATTTCTTCTCCGACAAGATCGCGCTGGCCACCTCGGGTGCGCGCCCGGTCACCCGCGACGAGCTGCCCCGGGTGTACGAGGTGCTGGAGCGGCTGACCCAGAAGGTCGGCCTGCCCATGCCCAAGGTGTACGTGATCCCGACCGACTCGCCCAACGCCTTCGCCACCGGGCGCAACCCAGCGCACGCGGCGGTGGCGGTCACTGAGGGCATTCTGCGCCTGCTGACCGACGAGGAATTGGAGGGCGTGCTGGCGCACGAACTGGGGCACGTCCGCAACCGCGACATCCTGACCAGCTCCATCGCCGCCACCCTGGCCGGGGCCATCACCGTGCTCGCTCGCATGGCGTACTGGGGCGCGCTGTTCAGTGGCACTGGTGGTCGTGACGATCGCGACCGCGGCGGAGGCCTGGGCGGGCTGTTCATGCTGATCCTGGCGCCGATCGCGGCCATGCTCATCCAGCTTTGGGTCTCGCGCACCCGCGAGTTCGAGGCCGATCACACCGGGGCCGAGTTCACGGGCAATCCGTACGCCCTGGCCAGCGCGCTGCAGAAGCTGGACGCCTACTCGAAGCGCATCCCGATGGCGGCGTCGCCCGCGACCGCGCACCTGTACATCGTGCAGCCGCTACTGGGGATGGACCTGGCCAGCCTGTTCTCGACCCATCCGCCCATCGCCAAGCGGATCGAGCGGCTTACCGGCCGGCCGGCGGAGCTGCAATACTGA